One region of Candidatus Rokuibacteriota bacterium genomic DNA includes:
- a CDS encoding LysR family transcriptional regulator, with protein MNLDGLRLFCDVVRLRSFSRGAATNGVSQSAASQAIQQLEAELGAVLVDRSRRPLLPTEEGRGFHEACRTLLQGFDKARADLAASRQRVEGTVRVAAIYSVGLHDMSRHLQPFMAAHPQARVLLECLHPHKVVEAVLNDEADVGVLSYPAATRALEVLPLRSEPMVVVTHPSHRLARKRLVAPADLTGEAFVAFDHDLAVRRAIDRALKQHGVRVRVVMEFDNVETIKQAIGIAAGLSILPRPTVLKEVEIRTLAAVRLGIPELVRPIAIIHRRGRRLTPAVARFIEALQRAGDVSASA; from the coding sequence ATGAACCTGGATGGTCTGCGCCTCTTCTGCGACGTGGTCCGGCTCCGCTCCTTCTCCCGGGGCGCCGCCACCAACGGCGTCTCCCAGTCGGCCGCCAGCCAGGCGATCCAGCAGCTGGAGGCGGAGCTGGGCGCCGTGCTGGTGGACCGCTCGCGCCGGCCGCTGCTGCCCACCGAGGAGGGACGGGGGTTCCACGAGGCCTGCCGGACGCTGCTCCAGGGCTTCGACAAGGCGCGCGCCGACCTGGCGGCCTCGCGCCAGCGGGTGGAGGGGACGGTACGGGTGGCGGCGATCTACTCGGTGGGGCTCCACGACATGAGCCGCCACCTGCAGCCCTTCATGGCCGCGCACCCGCAGGCGCGTGTGCTGCTCGAGTGCCTGCACCCGCACAAGGTGGTGGAGGCCGTGCTCAACGACGAGGCGGATGTGGGCGTCCTCTCCTATCCGGCGGCGACCCGCGCCCTGGAGGTGCTGCCGCTGCGCTCGGAGCCCATGGTGGTGGTCACGCACCCGAGCCACCGCCTCGCGCGCAAGCGGCTCGTGGCGCCGGCCGACCTCACCGGCGAGGCCTTCGTCGCCTTTGACCACGACCTGGCTGTGCGCCGGGCCATCGACCGCGCCCTGAAGCAGCACGGGGTCCGGGTGCGCGTCGTCATGGAGTTCGACAACGTCGAGACGATCAAGCAGGCCATCGGCATTGCCGCCGGGCTCAGCATCCTCCCGCGCCCCACCGTGCTCAAGGAGGTGGAGATCCGTACCCTGGCCGCCGTGCGGCTGGGCATCCCGGAGCTCGTGCGCCCCATCGCCATCATCCACCGGCGGGGCCGGCGGCTGACGCCGGCCGTGGCGCGCTTCATCGAGGCCCTGCAGCGGGCCGGCGACGTCTCTGCCTCCGCGTGA
- a CDS encoding MBL fold metallo-hydrolase, whose translation MDVTRFVSASGIRAYLLPVETFPGHVNNIYLILDGGQVTLLDVGSGLEMSNEGLERRIGEVRERFREDVTLEQVQHVVISHAHMDHFGWAGRFARPGGAEVYVHELDARVLNNFEERLVLASKDLRVFMERAGVKPEARAALEEMYRFSKDFFKSVEIRHPVRDGDRIINGYRVHHVPGHCPGQICLEVEDLLFTADHVLARITPHQSPASITPFCGLELYLRSLERIRRIEGVTVALPGHEAPIEDLAGRIEEIVAHHRRRLDRVLDICGEPRSLAGVSRTLFGDQAGYSRILALEEAGAHVEYLFERGELRIANLDEVAREPNPVIHYEARRGA comes from the coding sequence ATGGACGTCACCCGCTTCGTCTCCGCCTCGGGGATCCGCGCCTACCTCTTGCCCGTGGAGACCTTTCCGGGCCACGTCAACAACATCTACCTGATCCTGGACGGTGGCCAGGTCACGCTCCTCGACGTGGGCTCGGGCCTGGAGATGTCCAACGAGGGGCTCGAGCGCCGCATCGGCGAGGTGCGGGAGCGCTTCCGCGAGGACGTGACGCTCGAGCAGGTGCAGCACGTGGTCATCAGCCACGCGCACATGGACCACTTCGGCTGGGCGGGGCGCTTTGCCCGGCCGGGCGGGGCCGAGGTGTACGTGCACGAGCTGGATGCCCGCGTGCTCAACAACTTCGAGGAGCGGCTGGTCCTGGCCTCCAAGGACCTGCGCGTGTTCATGGAGCGGGCGGGCGTCAAGCCCGAGGCGCGGGCGGCGCTGGAGGAGATGTACCGCTTCTCCAAGGACTTCTTCAAGTCGGTGGAGATCCGACACCCGGTGCGTGACGGCGACCGGATCATCAACGGCTACCGGGTGCACCACGTCCCGGGACACTGCCCGGGGCAGATCTGCCTCGAGGTGGAGGACTTGCTCTTCACCGCCGATCACGTGCTGGCGCGCATCACGCCGCACCAGTCGCCCGCCTCCATCACGCCCTTCTGCGGGCTCGAGCTCTACCTCCGCTCGCTGGAGCGGATCCGGCGCATCGAGGGCGTCACGGTGGCGCTCCCGGGCCACGAGGCGCCCATCGAGGACCTCGCCGGGCGCATCGAGGAGATCGTGGCGCATCACCGTCGCCGGCTCGACCGGGTGCTCGACATCTGTGGCGAGCCCCGCTCGCTGGCGGGCGTGTCCCGGACGCTCTTCGGCGACCAGGCCGGCTACAGCCGCATCCTGGCACTGGAGGAGGCGGGGGCGCACGTCGAGTATCTGTTCGAGCGGGGCGAGCTACGCATTGCCAATCTCGACGAGGTGGCCCGCGAGCCGAACCCCGTGATCCACTACGAGGCCCGGCGGGGCGCCTAG
- a CDS encoding 2-oxoacid:acceptor oxidoreductase subunit alpha: MSETTASAPVAAKPRRTLTRAVIRFAGDSGDGMQVTGEQFTTEAAWAGNDIATLPNFPAEIRAPAGTLFGVSSFQLQFGSQRVYTPGDQLDALVAMNPAALKVHLGDLKPGGILVVNAAAFEERNLAKAGYEKSALGDPGLAEKYRVHQVDITGLTKKALEDLPLNAKEKDRCRNFFALGLVSWIYTRPLEPTLDAIRKRFARNPQFVEANIRVLKAGHAFGETAEMFGEHYGIEPAEMAPGVYRSMTGNRALAWGVLAAAQRTQLPVVFGAYPITPASDVLHELALHKRFRIRTFQAEDEIAAMGAIIGAAFGGAIGVTASSGPGIALKGEAIGLAVMAELPVVVFDVQRGGPSTGLPTKTEQADLMQAMYGRHSEAPVVVLAPASPGDCFFVAYEAIRIAVRYMVPVIVLSDGYLANGSEPWLIPDPATLPDIPVKFRTETAGFFPYLRDPATLARPWVRPGTPGLEHRIGGIEKEDVTGNISYEPENHDHMVRMRAEKVRRVAQEIPPTSINGPHGGDVLVVGWGGTYGAITAAAEEAQLAGKAVASIHLRHLNPLPPDLGQILRQYRRVLVPEINSGQLIRILRAEYLVDAVGFHRVRGMPLQTQEIYEAITQLLEARP, encoded by the coding sequence ATGAGCGAGACGACGGCCTCGGCCCCCGTCGCGGCCAAGCCGCGACGGACGCTGACGCGGGCGGTGATCCGCTTCGCCGGGGACTCGGGGGACGGCATGCAGGTCACGGGCGAGCAGTTCACGACCGAGGCGGCGTGGGCGGGCAACGACATCGCGACCCTGCCCAACTTCCCGGCCGAGATCCGCGCCCCGGCCGGGACCCTCTTCGGCGTCTCCTCCTTCCAGCTCCAGTTCGGCAGCCAGCGCGTGTACACCCCCGGGGACCAGCTGGACGCCCTGGTGGCCATGAACCCGGCGGCCCTCAAGGTGCACCTCGGCGACCTCAAGCCCGGCGGCATCCTCGTCGTCAACGCGGCGGCCTTCGAGGAGCGGAACCTGGCCAAGGCCGGCTACGAGAAGAGCGCGCTCGGGGACCCGGGGCTCGCCGAGAAGTACCGCGTCCACCAGGTGGACATCACGGGGCTCACCAAGAAGGCGCTGGAGGACCTGCCGCTCAACGCGAAGGAGAAGGACCGCTGCCGGAACTTCTTCGCGCTGGGGCTGGTGTCCTGGATCTACACGCGCCCGCTGGAGCCCACGCTGGACGCCATCCGGAAGCGTTTCGCGAGGAACCCGCAATTCGTCGAGGCCAACATCCGGGTGCTCAAGGCCGGGCATGCCTTCGGCGAGACGGCCGAGATGTTCGGCGAGCACTACGGGATCGAGCCGGCCGAGATGGCGCCGGGCGTCTACCGGAGCATGACCGGAAACCGCGCGCTCGCCTGGGGCGTGCTGGCGGCGGCGCAGCGCACCCAGCTGCCCGTCGTGTTCGGCGCCTACCCGATCACGCCGGCCAGCGATGTCCTCCACGAGCTGGCGCTGCACAAGCGCTTCCGCATCCGCACCTTCCAGGCCGAGGACGAGATCGCGGCCATGGGCGCGATCATCGGCGCGGCCTTCGGGGGAGCCATCGGGGTCACCGCCAGTAGCGGCCCGGGCATCGCGCTCAAGGGCGAGGCCATCGGGCTGGCGGTGATGGCCGAGTTGCCGGTGGTGGTCTTCGACGTGCAGCGCGGCGGGCCGAGCACGGGGCTGCCGACGAAGACCGAGCAGGCCGACCTCATGCAGGCCATGTACGGGCGCCACAGCGAGGCGCCGGTGGTGGTGCTGGCGCCGGCGAGCCCCGGCGACTGCTTCTTCGTCGCCTACGAGGCGATCCGCATCGCCGTGAGGTACATGGTGCCGGTGATCGTGCTCTCCGACGGGTACCTCGCCAACGGCTCGGAGCCCTGGCTGATCCCGGACCCGGCGACCCTGCCGGACATCCCCGTCAAGTTCCGGACGGAGACGGCGGGTTTCTTCCCGTACCTGCGGGACCCGGCGACCCTGGCGCGGCCGTGGGTGCGTCCGGGCACGCCGGGGCTCGAGCACCGGATCGGCGGCATCGAGAAGGAGGACGTGACCGGCAACATCTCCTACGAGCCCGAGAACCACGACCACATGGTGAGGATGCGCGCCGAGAAGGTGCGGCGCGTCGCCCAGGAGATCCCGCCGACCTCCATCAACGGCCCGCACGGCGGCGATGTGCTGGTGGTGGGCTGGGGCGGGACCTACGGAGCCATCACGGCGGCCGCCGAGGAGGCGCAGCTCGCCGGCAAGGCCGTGGCCTCCATCCACCTCCGCCACCTCAACCCGCTGCCGCCCGACCTCGGGCAGATCCTGCGCCAGTACCGCCGGGTGCTCGTGCCGGAGATCAACAGCGGCCAGCTGATCCGCATCCTGCGCGCCGAGTACCTCGTGGACGCCGTGGGCTTCCACCGCGTCCGCGGGATGCCGCTGCAGACGCAGGAGATCTACGAGGCCATCACGCAGCTGCTGGAGGCCCGGCCGTGA
- a CDS encoding 2-oxoacid:ferredoxin oxidoreductase subunit beta: MAGASKAAQGGPHYTKKDFESDQDVRWCPGCGDYAILAAVQKTMPDLGIPRENIVFISGIGCSSRFPYYMNTYGFHTIHGRAPAIATGLKLARPELKVFVVTGDGDGLSIGGNHLMHVLRRNVDVTVLLFNNRIYGLTKGQYSPTSEQGKVTKSTPLGSAERPVSPCSFALAVGATFVARVVDRNVGHMEEVLRRAARHRGAAFVEILQNCNVYNDLAWNVLYDRESKVLAELRLEHGQRLVFGPADDRRGLVLDGVKPRVVRVKDVPESALWVHDERDRATGLVLAQLWAPEYPVPLGVMTSDETVPVYEDTLLAQERKAVADRGPGDIAALLGSGETWTIK, encoded by the coding sequence ATGGCGGGCGCGAGCAAGGCGGCCCAGGGCGGTCCGCACTACACGAAGAAGGATTTCGAGTCGGACCAGGACGTCCGCTGGTGCCCCGGCTGCGGGGACTACGCGATCCTCGCCGCGGTGCAGAAGACCATGCCGGATCTCGGCATCCCGCGGGAGAACATCGTGTTCATCTCGGGGATCGGCTGCTCGAGCCGCTTCCCCTACTACATGAACACGTATGGCTTCCACACCATCCACGGGCGGGCGCCGGCGATCGCCACCGGGCTCAAGCTGGCCCGGCCCGAGCTCAAGGTCTTCGTCGTCACGGGCGACGGGGACGGGCTGAGCATCGGCGGTAACCACCTGATGCACGTGCTCAGGCGCAACGTGGACGTGACGGTACTGCTCTTCAACAACCGGATCTACGGCCTCACCAAGGGGCAGTACTCGCCCACCAGCGAGCAGGGGAAGGTGACCAAGTCGACGCCGCTCGGCTCGGCCGAGCGCCCGGTGAGCCCGTGCTCCTTCGCGCTGGCCGTGGGCGCCACCTTCGTGGCGCGCGTCGTGGACCGGAACGTTGGCCACATGGAGGAGGTGCTCCGGCGCGCGGCCCGGCACCGGGGCGCCGCCTTCGTGGAGATCCTCCAGAACTGCAACGTCTACAACGACCTGGCGTGGAACGTGCTCTACGACCGTGAGTCGAAGGTGCTGGCCGAGTTGCGCCTCGAGCACGGCCAGCGCCTCGTCTTCGGCCCGGCCGACGACCGGCGCGGGCTCGTGCTGGACGGCGTGAAACCCCGCGTGGTGCGCGTCAAGGACGTGCCGGAGAGCGCGCTGTGGGTCCACGACGAGCGGGACCGGGCCACGGGCCTCGTCCTGGCCCAGCTCTGGGCGCCGGAGTACCCCGTCCCGCTGGGCGTCATGACCAGCGACGAGACGGTGCCCGTCTACGAGGACACGCTGCTCGCCCAGGAGCGCAAGGCCGTCGCCGACCGGGGCCCCGGGGACATCGCGGCCCTGCTCGGCTCCGGCGAGACCTGGACCATCAAGTAG
- a CDS encoding type II toxin-antitoxin system HicB family antitoxin has translation MPKSSYTAILEKEGGLYVALCPELDVASQGATVEEATANLKEAVELFLECADPEEIKQRLHSEVFVTRFEATHG, from the coding sequence ATGCCCAAGAGTTCTTATACTGCGATCCTGGAGAAGGAAGGCGGCCTCTACGTCGCGCTATGCCCCGAGCTCGACGTCGCGAGTCAGGGCGCGACCGTGGAAGAGGCCACGGCGAATCTGAAGGAGGCGGTGGAGCTCTTCCTCGAGTGCGCCGATCCCGAGGAGATCAAGCAGCGGTTGCACAGCGAGGTCTTCGTCACGCGGTTTGAAGCAACGCATGGGTAG
- a CDS encoding type II toxin-antitoxin system HicA family toxin: MGRLRILSGREVRRVLEGHGFSEVRGRGSHMVMQRRTPEGTVTVPVPDHRELALGTLVSIIRQSRVPREEFEA, from the coding sequence ATGGGTAGGCTTCGTATCCTCTCGGGACGCGAAGTTCGCCGCGTTCTCGAAGGGCATGGGTTCTCGGAAGTCCGCGGGCGGGGAAGTCACATGGTGATGCAGCGCAGGACCCCGGAGGGAACCGTGACGGTGCCGGTCCCGGATCACCGGGAGCTTGCCCTCGGGACCCTCGTCTCGATCATCCGTCAGAGCCGGGTGCCCAGGGAGGAGTTCGAGGCGTGA